A portion of the Natronococcus sp. AD-5 genome contains these proteins:
- a CDS encoding MEDS domain-containing protein, protein MSKQHQTDPHERFGLEATLDAVQKRRVVSQIHSLHEEDEGNDHLASIYESQEEQFETVVPFIKEGLERGERCLYVADDNTTEKILDAFREGGIDVETARESRDLSIVTKSDTYLRTGEFDQEAMLEFWQEMLAEARDEEGYEGVRAAAEMTWALNEEKDLDRLVQYEAMLNTIYSGDDYVVLCQYNRERFPAEVISDVIRTHPLVVYDGRVCQNFYYHPPDKFFDTDSPALDINRAVEELVSRSRTRDALQEREQELQSRLHQQKIVTEIGQQALEDRDLDQLMHDASVVVAETLDNEYCKVLELLPGGDEVFLRQGVGWRDGVVGNATVPTDLDSQAGYTLLSEEPIIVEDLRTEERFSGPELLTSHDVVSGISVIIGTVEEPWGVLGTHTTDRREFTEYDVNFVQSVANLLAAAIERHEYRNELEQTVSQLEESNKRLEQFAYAASHDLQEPLRMVSSYNELIEARYGNELDEDAREYLEFAINGADRMREMIDALLEYSRIDTDGGEFEPTDCNAVLESVCDDLRFQIGDEDAEIAIDSLPTVYADESQLTQVFQNLLSNAIKYSGDEPPRITVDVEQRNHEWVFAVSDNGIGIDPENTDQIFDVFQRLHSRDEHEGTGIGLALCQRIIERHNGRIWVESEPGEESIFFFTLPIKDIAND, encoded by the coding sequence ATGAGTAAACAACACCAAACTGACCCACACGAGAGATTCGGGCTTGAGGCCACATTGGATGCAGTGCAAAAACGTCGGGTAGTGAGCCAGATCCACAGCCTCCACGAGGAGGACGAAGGGAACGACCACCTCGCCTCCATCTATGAAAGTCAAGAAGAGCAATTCGAGACGGTTGTTCCCTTCATCAAGGAAGGCCTCGAGCGGGGCGAGCGGTGTCTGTATGTCGCGGATGACAATACGACAGAGAAGATTCTAGATGCGTTTCGCGAGGGCGGCATTGACGTCGAGACGGCTCGCGAGTCCAGAGACCTGTCGATCGTCACGAAATCTGATACGTACCTGCGAACAGGCGAATTCGACCAAGAGGCGATGCTGGAGTTCTGGCAGGAGATGCTCGCCGAGGCGCGCGATGAGGAGGGTTACGAGGGCGTCAGAGCCGCCGCCGAGATGACGTGGGCCCTCAACGAGGAGAAGGACCTTGATCGGCTAGTCCAGTACGAGGCGATGCTCAACACCATTTATTCCGGTGATGACTACGTCGTGCTCTGTCAGTACAACCGCGAGCGTTTCCCAGCGGAAGTCATCTCAGATGTTATCCGAACTCATCCGCTGGTAGTATATGACGGTAGGGTCTGTCAAAACTTCTACTACCACCCGCCAGACAAGTTCTTCGACACCGACAGTCCGGCTCTCGATATTAACCGGGCAGTGGAAGAGCTCGTCAGTCGTTCTCGTACGAGAGATGCCCTCCAAGAGAGGGAACAGGAACTTCAGTCGCGGCTTCATCAACAGAAGATTGTCACTGAAATTGGCCAACAAGCGCTTGAAGACCGTGATCTCGACCAGTTGATGCACGACGCCTCCGTGGTTGTCGCCGAAACATTGGACAATGAGTACTGCAAAGTGCTCGAATTGCTACCGGGCGGGGACGAAGTCTTCCTCAGGCAGGGTGTCGGCTGGCGAGATGGGGTTGTCGGCAATGCGACGGTCCCGACCGACTTGGATTCGCAAGCTGGCTACACGCTCCTCTCCGAAGAGCCGATCATCGTTGAGGATCTGCGGACGGAAGAGCGGTTTAGCGGGCCGGAACTTCTCACCAGCCATGACGTCGTCAGCGGCATCAGCGTCATCATTGGGACCGTTGAGGAGCCGTGGGGAGTGCTGGGAACCCATACAACCGATAGGCGGGAGTTTACTGAGTACGACGTGAACTTCGTCCAGAGTGTAGCCAATTTGCTCGCCGCAGCGATCGAGCGCCACGAGTACCGGAATGAACTCGAACAGACAGTCTCGCAACTCGAAGAGTCGAACAAACGCCTCGAACAGTTCGCATACGCCGCATCCCATGATCTGCAGGAGCCGCTGCGGATGGTATCAAGTTACAACGAACTGATTGAAGCCCGCTATGGGAACGAGCTGGATGAGGACGCCAGAGAGTATTTGGAATTCGCTATCAACGGTGCGGATCGGATGCGCGAGATGATCGATGCCTTGCTTGAATACTCGCGTATTGATACAGATGGGGGCGAATTCGAGCCGACCGACTGTAACGCGGTACTGGAAAGCGTTTGCGACGACTTGCGATTCCAAATCGGCGATGAAGACGCCGAGATCGCCATCGATTCGCTCCCGACCGTGTATGCAGACGAGAGCCAGCTGACCCAGGTGTTCCAAAATCTGTTGAGCAACGCGATCAAGTATAGCGGCGACGAACCCCCGCGAATCACCGTCGATGTCGAGCAACGCAACCACGAGTGGGTGTTCGCCGTCAGCGATAATGGGATTGGAATCGACCCCGAGAACACAGACCAGATATTTGATGTTTTCCAGCGACTCCACAGTCGCGACGAACATGAGGGTACTGGAATCGGCCTCGCGCTCTGTCAGCGTATCATCGAGCGTCACAACGGAAGGATTTGGGTAGAATCTGAGCCGGGTGAGGAATCGATATTCTTCTTTACGCTGCCCATTAAAGACATAGCAAATGACTGA
- the trmY gene encoding tRNA (pseudouridine(54)-N(1))-methyltransferase TrmY, which yields MRQFVLIGHDVPTDPEFSLDDLAGGAGRLDALCRSITSAFVTSHGIREDVRVHLVAQDELTISFDGGELRRLNPDERSTAALVRKALEHRDEAIGALPAEPSPGVEVYRRGFEATLEEIADEGTVVQLHEDGDPVTEVEGLEDPIFVLSDHRDFTAAEAELLSEAADRRIRLGPALLHADQAITVAHHYLDTGGYEKF from the coding sequence ATGCGCCAGTTCGTACTCATCGGTCACGACGTCCCGACCGACCCGGAGTTCTCGCTCGACGACCTCGCGGGCGGCGCCGGTCGCCTCGACGCGCTCTGCCGGTCGATCACGTCGGCGTTCGTCACCTCCCACGGCATCCGCGAAGACGTTCGGGTCCACCTCGTCGCCCAGGACGAACTCACCATCAGCTTCGACGGGGGCGAGCTCCGGCGGCTGAACCCCGACGAGCGATCGACCGCCGCGCTGGTCCGCAAGGCCCTCGAGCACCGCGACGAGGCCATCGGCGCGCTGCCGGCCGAGCCCAGCCCCGGCGTCGAGGTGTATCGACGGGGCTTCGAGGCGACGCTCGAGGAGATCGCCGACGAGGGAACCGTCGTCCAGTTGCACGAGGACGGCGACCCGGTGACCGAGGTGGAGGGGCTCGAGGATCCGATCTTCGTGCTCTCGGATCACCGGGATTTCACGGCGGCGGAAGCCGAGTTGTTGTCAGAGGCGGCCGACCGGCGAATCCGACTGGGACCGGCGCTGTTGCACGCCGATCAGGCGATCACCGTCGCGCACCACTACCTGGATACCGGCGGCTACGAGAAGTTTTAG
- a CDS encoding HVO_A0556 family zinc finger protein: MSKPQSSADHQRQLLVLLEGRSCPSCSDGKLERGEYKDNAAAICDSCGTPQVQMWQPSG; the protein is encoded by the coding sequence ATGTCGAAACCACAGTCGTCTGCCGATCATCAGCGGCAGTTACTCGTCCTTCTCGAGGGGCGGTCGTGTCCGTCCTGTTCGGACGGGAAACTGGAACGCGGCGAGTACAAGGACAACGCTGCGGCGATCTGCGACAGCTGCGGGACGCCGCAGGTACAGATGTGGCAGCCGTCAGGGTAA
- a CDS encoding DUF7511 domain-containing protein has translation MTNANVNDADARRTDTENAAFELDHVTIENEDAPNECAIFPRNATEKELMTAWIEAHDDAFVDLESMR, from the coding sequence ATGACCAACGCTAACGTAAACGACGCGGACGCCCGACGGACGGACACCGAGAACGCAGCGTTCGAACTCGATCACGTCACCATCGAGAACGAGGACGCGCCGAACGAGTGCGCCATCTTCCCGCGAAACGCGACCGAGAAAGAGTTGATGACGGCCTGGATCGAGGCCCACGACGACGCCTTCGTCGATCTCGAGTCGATGCGCTAG
- a CDS encoding S1C family serine protease: MDQYRPGRRELLATAGTAVTGLVAGCATPRTDSSIEGSSSHGIDRENRADGSTYTDVYDAIIDSVTQVRVFGIEDPVTEEEGRGQGSGFVVDGEYIVTNEHVVAGGEEVDLQYINGDWTTTRLLGTDVHSDLAVLEADHVPEEATPLGLADERPVVGQEVLAIGNPLGLEGSMSEGIVSGVDRTVPAPHGGFSFSNVVQTDAAVNPGNSGGPLVDLSGNVVGIVNAGGGNNIGFAISAALARRVVPALIEDGEYEHAFMGILLRSVDRLVAEENDLDEATGVIVTETIPGEAADGVFEGADRSVRRRGEEVPVGGDVILAIDGEPIPDRHALSTHLALETSPGDTIAVEIRRGRREETVEFTLGAR; encoded by the coding sequence ATGGACCAGTACCGACCGGGCCGTCGCGAGTTGCTCGCGACGGCGGGGACCGCCGTAACCGGCCTCGTCGCCGGCTGTGCCACGCCCCGAACGGACAGTTCGATCGAGGGCAGTTCCTCCCACGGCATCGACCGCGAGAACCGCGCTGACGGATCGACCTACACCGACGTGTACGACGCGATCATCGATTCGGTGACGCAGGTTCGGGTCTTCGGCATCGAGGACCCGGTAACTGAAGAAGAGGGCCGGGGGCAGGGATCGGGGTTCGTCGTCGACGGCGAGTACATCGTCACGAACGAGCACGTCGTCGCCGGCGGCGAGGAGGTCGACCTCCAGTACATCAACGGCGACTGGACGACCACCCGCCTCCTCGGGACCGACGTTCACAGCGACCTCGCCGTCCTCGAGGCCGACCACGTCCCCGAGGAGGCGACGCCGCTCGGACTGGCCGACGAGCGCCCGGTCGTCGGGCAGGAGGTGCTCGCGATCGGGAATCCGCTCGGACTCGAGGGATCGATGTCGGAAGGGATCGTCAGCGGCGTCGATCGGACGGTTCCCGCACCCCACGGCGGGTTTTCCTTCTCGAACGTCGTCCAGACCGACGCGGCGGTCAACCCGGGTAACAGCGGCGGGCCGCTGGTCGATCTTTCGGGGAACGTGGTCGGCATCGTCAACGCCGGCGGGGGAAACAACATCGGCTTTGCGATCTCGGCGGCCCTGGCTCGCCGCGTCGTTCCGGCGCTCATCGAGGACGGCGAGTACGAACACGCCTTCATGGGGATCCTGCTCAGATCCGTCGATCGACTCGTCGCCGAGGAGAACGACCTCGACGAAGCGACCGGGGTCATCGTCACCGAGACGATCCCCGGCGAGGCGGCCGACGGCGTGTTCGAGGGCGCCGACCGATCCGTCCGGCGACGGGGCGAGGAGGTCCCCGTCGGCGGCGACGTCATCCTCGCGATCGACGGCGAACCGATCCCGGATCGCCACGCGCTCTCGACGCACCTCGCGCTCGAGACCAGCCCCGGCGACACCATCGCCGTCGAGATTCGCCGGGGTCGGCGGGAGGAAACCGTCGAGTTCACGCTCGGTGCGCGGTAA
- a CDS encoding tRNA pseudouridine(54/55) synthase Pus10, which translates to MITEDARALCSTGAVCDSCLGRPFAERSFGLTNAERGRALRTTVALEDDEDFDPVDPDACWVCEGYCGAFDAIAETVVDELEGIEFSTYQVGTRVPPLVEENERLFREDADLEPDVGESLKRETNREVGRRVGAKTGAEVGFERPDVLAVVDLEAFDPFDTLEDDGVTSHAVDLQVNPAFVYGRYRKLERDIPQTEWPCRECGGSGVQLGDDGEEPCDYCGGSGYMYDTSVEQVVRPHVVEAMDGDEGTFHGAGREDVDARMLEGGRPFVLEVKRPKRRDPDPAELEREINAAADGAVEVEGLRLATYEMVERVKEHDASKRYRADVEFAEPVDEDDFEAALEELSGTTVEQYTPQRVDHRRAGLTRERTVYEIDGDLRKPTRAEVRLHGAGGLYVKELISSDEGRTEPSLAGLLETDAEVRALDVTGVQGEAEPFELEAYFRDEPNGECDELTETSD; encoded by the coding sequence ATGATCACGGAAGACGCCCGCGCGCTGTGCTCGACGGGGGCGGTCTGCGACTCCTGTCTCGGCCGTCCGTTCGCCGAGCGGAGTTTCGGACTGACCAACGCCGAACGCGGCCGGGCGCTGCGAACGACGGTCGCGCTCGAGGACGACGAGGACTTCGACCCCGTCGACCCCGACGCGTGCTGGGTCTGCGAAGGGTACTGCGGCGCGTTCGACGCGATCGCCGAGACGGTCGTCGACGAACTCGAGGGGATCGAATTTTCCACCTATCAGGTCGGGACGCGCGTCCCGCCGCTGGTCGAGGAGAACGAACGCCTCTTCCGGGAGGACGCCGACCTCGAACCCGACGTCGGCGAGTCGCTCAAACGCGAGACGAACCGCGAGGTCGGCCGCCGCGTCGGCGCGAAAACCGGCGCCGAGGTCGGCTTCGAGCGCCCGGACGTGCTCGCCGTCGTCGATCTCGAGGCGTTCGATCCCTTCGACACCCTCGAAGACGACGGCGTCACGAGCCACGCGGTCGACCTGCAGGTCAACCCGGCGTTCGTCTACGGCCGGTACCGCAAGCTCGAGCGCGACATTCCACAGACGGAGTGGCCCTGCCGGGAGTGCGGCGGCAGCGGCGTCCAGCTGGGCGACGACGGCGAGGAGCCCTGCGACTACTGCGGCGGCTCGGGCTACATGTACGACACCAGCGTCGAGCAGGTCGTCCGCCCGCACGTCGTCGAGGCGATGGACGGCGACGAGGGTACCTTCCACGGCGCGGGCCGCGAGGACGTCGACGCCCGAATGCTCGAGGGCGGCCGCCCGTTCGTCCTCGAGGTCAAACGACCGAAGCGACGCGACCCCGACCCCGCGGAACTCGAGCGCGAGATCAACGCGGCCGCCGACGGCGCGGTCGAGGTCGAGGGGCTGCGGCTGGCGACCTACGAGATGGTCGAGCGCGTGAAGGAACACGACGCGAGCAAGCGCTACCGCGCGGACGTGGAGTTCGCCGAACCGGTCGACGAGGACGACTTCGAGGCGGCCCTCGAGGAGCTCTCCGGAACTACGGTCGAGCAGTACACGCCGCAGCGGGTCGACCACCGCCGCGCGGGGCTCACCCGCGAGCGGACGGTGTACGAGATCGACGGCGACCTCCGGAAGCCGACACGGGCGGAGGTCCGACTCCACGGCGCGGGCGGGCTCTACGTGAAGGAGCTCATCAGCAGCGACGAGGGCCGAACGGAGCCGAGCCTCGCCGGACTGCTCGAGACCGACGCCGAGGTGAGGGCCCTGGACGTGACCGGCGTCCAGGGCGAAGCGGAGCCGTTCGAACTCGAGGCGTACTTCCGCGACGAGCCGAACGGCGAGTGCGACGAACTGACAGAGACGTCCGACTGA
- the rnhB gene encoding ribonuclease HII produces MQFGVDEAGKGPALGSMFAAAVHCEEPDALPEGIADSKRLAPERREELAATLRNDDRIAVGVAEISPALIDDPETDMNSLAVRAHAEAIEAVLEDGAAASPASGLCDACDTDADRFARRVADACALEVDVAAEHGADDDSTVVGAASIVAKVARDAHMSALADEYGPVGSGYPSDPNTREFLENYVAHAGELPPFARESWSTCADVLAAAQQTGLEQF; encoded by the coding sequence ATGCAATTCGGCGTCGACGAGGCGGGAAAGGGGCCGGCGCTCGGATCGATGTTCGCCGCGGCCGTCCATTGCGAGGAACCCGACGCACTTCCCGAGGGTATCGCGGACTCGAAGCGGCTCGCGCCCGAGCGACGCGAGGAGCTGGCGGCGACGCTGCGGAACGACGATCGAATCGCCGTCGGCGTCGCCGAGATCTCGCCCGCCTTGATCGACGATCCCGAGACGGACATGAACTCGCTGGCCGTCAGAGCCCACGCCGAGGCGATCGAGGCGGTCCTCGAGGACGGAGCTGCCGCGAGTCCCGCTTCCGGGCTCTGTGACGCCTGCGACACCGACGCCGACCGCTTCGCTCGTCGGGTCGCCGACGCCTGCGCGCTCGAGGTCGACGTCGCGGCCGAACACGGGGCGGACGACGACTCGACCGTCGTCGGCGCGGCGAGCATCGTCGCCAAGGTCGCACGCGACGCTCACATGAGCGCGCTGGCCGACGAGTACGGGCCGGTCGGCAGCGGCTACCCGAGCGATCCGAACACGCGGGAGTTTCTCGAGAACTACGTCGCCCACGCCGGCGAACTGCCGCCGTTCGCCCGCGAGTCGTGGTCGACCTGCGCGGACGTCCTCGCCGCCGCCCAGCAGACGGGCCTCGAGCAGTTTTGA
- a CDS encoding sodium:calcium antiporter, producing MLDIVWFLALATAATAVVWKGSTWLESAADRLAVGYGVPPVVQGAVIAAVGSSMPELMSVLLATLLHGEFELGVGAIVGSAVFNLLVIPGLSVLVGTGGVSTSRELVYKESLFYMLAVAVLLLTFSLAVIYNPLEGAGLQGEVTRPLALFPIVLYALYVFTQFLDATEDEIEPDPSVDRLRTWLRFGLGLIVIVVGVEGLVRAAIGLGDAFNTPSFLWGMIVVAAGSSVPDAFVSIVAARADRPSVSLANVLGSNIFDLLVAVPIGVLVAGSLAITFAHIVPMMGFLILATTVFFAIARTDMLLSEREAWLLIGAYGLFVGWLLLESVGVSNAVPT from the coding sequence GTGCTCGACATCGTCTGGTTTCTCGCGCTCGCCACCGCCGCGACGGCCGTCGTCTGGAAGGGAAGCACGTGGCTCGAGTCGGCCGCGGACCGGCTCGCGGTGGGCTACGGCGTGCCGCCGGTCGTCCAGGGTGCGGTCATCGCCGCCGTCGGCTCGAGCATGCCCGAACTGATGAGCGTGCTGCTCGCGACGCTGCTCCACGGCGAGTTCGAACTCGGCGTCGGCGCGATCGTCGGCTCGGCCGTGTTCAACCTCCTCGTGATCCCGGGGCTCTCCGTCCTGGTCGGAACCGGCGGCGTCTCGACGAGCCGGGAGCTGGTGTACAAGGAGTCGCTGTTCTACATGCTCGCGGTCGCGGTGCTCCTGTTGACGTTCTCGCTGGCGGTGATCTACAACCCGCTCGAGGGCGCGGGACTGCAGGGAGAGGTCACGCGGCCGCTCGCGCTGTTCCCGATCGTCCTGTACGCCCTCTACGTCTTCACCCAGTTCCTCGACGCGACCGAGGACGAGATCGAGCCCGATCCGAGCGTCGATCGCCTTCGAACCTGGCTCCGGTTCGGCCTCGGGCTGATCGTCATCGTCGTCGGCGTCGAGGGCCTCGTGCGGGCCGCGATCGGCCTCGGCGACGCCTTCAACACGCCCTCGTTCCTCTGGGGAATGATCGTCGTCGCCGCCGGCTCGAGCGTCCCGGACGCCTTCGTCAGCATCGTCGCGGCCAGGGCGGACCGTCCGTCGGTCAGCCTCGCGAACGTGCTGGGGAGCAACATCTTCGACCTGCTCGTCGCCGTCCCGATCGGCGTCCTCGTCGCGGGCTCGCTGGCGATCACGTTCGCCCACATCGTGCCGATGATGGGGTTTCTGATCCTCGCGACGACCGTCTTCTTCGCCATCGCGCGGACGGACATGCTGCTGTCCGAGCGGGAGGCCTGGCTCCTGATCGGTGCGTACGGACTGTTCGTCGGCTGGCTGCTCCTCGAGAGCGTCGGCGTGTCGAACGCCGTTCCCACGTAG
- a CDS encoding DUF7563 family protein codes for MPTCTRCDSPVSLDFARAYGDGTDTVDWCPRCRDG; via the coding sequence ATGCCAACCTGCACACGATGTGATAGCCCCGTTTCGCTCGACTTCGCACGCGCCTACGGCGACGGTACCGATACCGTCGACTGGTGTCCGCGGTGTCGCGACGGGTGA
- a CDS encoding preprotein translocase subunit SecD, with amino-acid sequence MNPVAFVKEYWRILLLSFFVTLALVALFVPGGVMDDDSIVEENETVDDNPTNLEYGLGLDGGTRISAPPTGMTADIDIEPGQEREVESTLYEELGVDSSDAIVRYHEDDDRFTAEVFDEDVTREEFAAALQEAGADVDEDDVEDGVTQQTRDEMINTIELRINEAGLSGGNAYQEATVDDGYYIVTEVPGMNPAELRELLTERGDVQIVAYYPDENGTQTNETVLEGEEFDTVGAASYNDRQGYHYVPVTVDDTEDEDGDSPASEYQEAMNEYGFTDEGMGQCNIHDREAGEFDFDPDNPQWCLLTVVDDEVVDAHSMSPNLGGDMASGTWENDPAFQMIVPTQEDAHHLSVNLQSGALTAPLDFDSEQTYSLEPALADQFKLYSLLIGVLSVLTVSGTVYLRYSDPRVAAPMILTALAEVVILLGFVALIRMPLDLSHVAGFIAVVGTGVDDLIIIADEVMDEGDVSSRRVFESRFRKAFWVIGAAAATTIIALSPLAVLSLGDLRGFAIITILGVLIGVLITRPAYGDILQRLLTDK; translated from the coding sequence ATGAACCCGGTCGCCTTCGTCAAGGAGTACTGGCGGATCCTCCTGCTTTCGTTCTTCGTGACCCTCGCGCTCGTCGCGCTGTTCGTCCCCGGCGGCGTCATGGACGACGACTCGATCGTCGAGGAGAACGAGACCGTCGACGACAACCCGACCAACCTCGAGTACGGTCTCGGTCTCGACGGCGGAACCCGGATCAGCGCTCCGCCGACCGGGATGACCGCCGACATCGATATCGAACCCGGACAGGAACGGGAGGTCGAGTCGACGCTGTACGAGGAACTCGGCGTCGACTCCTCGGACGCGATCGTCCGCTACCACGAAGACGACGACCGGTTCACGGCCGAAGTGTTCGACGAGGACGTCACCCGCGAAGAGTTCGCCGCCGCACTGCAGGAAGCCGGCGCCGACGTCGACGAGGACGACGTCGAGGACGGCGTCACCCAGCAGACCCGCGACGAGATGATCAACACGATCGAGTTGCGGATCAACGAGGCGGGTCTCTCCGGCGGCAACGCCTACCAGGAGGCGACCGTCGACGACGGCTACTACATCGTCACAGAGGTTCCCGGGATGAACCCCGCGGAACTCCGGGAGCTGCTGACCGAGCGCGGCGACGTCCAGATCGTCGCCTACTATCCCGACGAGAACGGCACGCAGACCAACGAGACCGTCCTCGAGGGCGAGGAGTTCGACACCGTCGGGGCGGCGTCGTACAACGATCGGCAGGGGTACCACTACGTCCCCGTCACCGTCGACGACACCGAGGACGAGGACGGAGACAGTCCCGCGTCGGAGTACCAGGAAGCGATGAACGAGTACGGCTTCACCGACGAGGGAATGGGCCAGTGCAACATCCACGACCGCGAAGCCGGCGAGTTCGACTTCGATCCGGACAATCCGCAGTGGTGTCTGCTCACCGTGGTCGACGACGAGGTCGTCGACGCTCACAGTATGAGCCCCAATCTCGGGGGAGACATGGCCTCCGGCACCTGGGAGAACGATCCGGCATTCCAGATGATCGTCCCCACTCAGGAGGACGCCCACCACCTCTCGGTCAACCTCCAGTCCGGCGCGCTGACCGCGCCGCTCGACTTCGACAGCGAACAGACGTACTCACTCGAGCCCGCGCTCGCCGACCAGTTCAAACTCTACTCGCTGCTTATCGGCGTGCTGTCGGTGCTGACCGTCAGCGGGACGGTCTACCTGCGGTACAGCGATCCGCGCGTCGCCGCGCCGATGATCCTCACGGCGCTCGCGGAGGTCGTCATCCTGCTCGGCTTCGTCGCGCTGATACGCATGCCGCTGGATCTCTCCCACGTCGCCGGGTTCATCGCCGTCGTGGGGACGGGGGTGGACGACCTCATCATCATCGCCGACGAGGTGATGGACGAGGGCGACGTCAGCTCCCGGCGGGTGTTCGAGTCGCGCTTCCGCAAGGCGTTCTGGGTCATCGGCGCCGCGGCGGCGACGACGATCATCGCCCTCTCGCCGCTGGCCGTGCTGAGCCTCGGCGACCTGCGCGGGTTCGCCATCATCACGATCCTCGGCGTGCTCATCGGCGTGCTCATCACCCGCCCCGCCTACGGAGACATCCTCCAGCGGCTGCTGACCGACAAGTAG
- the secF gene encoding protein translocase subunit SecF produces MGYFDVPEIEYTRYTDRQLAAVPLAVLGVALLVLAGSFLLFGSPVQLGMDFAGGTELTVQTTTPEEDVPDAFDEEPESVQAIATEENQYIVQFTSTDQEALSEQARANLAQDGDASVVQQTSSTSASFGQQTQQTALLGIAVAFLGMSTLAFLLFRTFVPSIAIVVSAFSDIVIPLAFMAIAGIPLSLGTVAALLMLIGYSVDSDILLNNHILRRSGDFYESTNRAMQTGITMTVTSMTAMLVMGIAAWLFGVELLASIGIILFVGLTADLMNTYMLNLSLLRWYKFHGVRS; encoded by the coding sequence ATGGGGTATTTCGACGTACCGGAGATCGAGTACACCCGGTACACCGACCGCCAGCTCGCGGCGGTGCCGCTCGCGGTTCTCGGGGTCGCACTGCTCGTCCTCGCCGGTTCGTTTTTGCTGTTCGGCTCGCCGGTTCAGCTCGGCATGGACTTCGCCGGCGGAACGGAACTCACCGTACAGACGACGACGCCGGAGGAAGACGTTCCGGACGCGTTCGACGAGGAGCCCGAGTCCGTCCAAGCCATCGCCACGGAGGAAAACCAGTACATCGTCCAGTTCACCTCGACCGACCAGGAGGCGCTGAGCGAACAGGCCCGGGCCAACTTAGCGCAAGACGGCGACGCCTCGGTCGTCCAGCAGACGTCCTCGACGTCGGCGAGCTTCGGCCAGCAGACCCAGCAGACCGCCCTGCTGGGGATCGCCGTCGCGTTCCTCGGGATGAGCACGCTCGCGTTCTTGCTCTTTCGGACGTTCGTTCCGTCGATCGCGATCGTCGTCTCGGCGTTTTCCGACATCGTGATTCCGCTCGCGTTCATGGCCATCGCCGGCATTCCGCTCTCGCTCGGGACGGTCGCCGCGCTCCTGATGCTGATCGGATACTCGGTCGACTCCGACATCCTGTTGAACAACCACATCCTGCGCCGCAGCGGTGACTTCTACGAGAGCACCAACCGCGCGATGCAGACCGGCATCACGATGACGGTCACGTCGATGACGGCGATGCTCGTGATGGGGATCGCCGCGTGGCTCTTCGGCGTCGAACTGCTGGCGTCGATCGGCATCATCCTCTTCGTCGGCCTCACGGCCGACCTGATGAACACGTACATGCTGAACCTGAGCCTGCTTCGCTGGTACAAGTTCCACGGGGTGCGATCATGA
- a CDS encoding DUF5812 family protein — protein sequence MTEKTGTFVVTHAEDESAVVRDVETAQVHTLSSNPGLEVHDVLEGTVAPEPPLEVAWDVVEVADRRSIELVDSDLEPTQHSKELAADAEVGELIQEERAGTGEIHVFHLESDVEAAARDVLEDEETIARAARLEAVRVEVRRSAAAGVLSVRYLPD from the coding sequence ATGACCGAAAAGACGGGCACGTTCGTCGTCACGCACGCCGAGGACGAGTCGGCCGTCGTCCGCGACGTCGAGACCGCACAGGTCCACACCCTCTCTTCGAATCCCGGCCTCGAGGTTCACGACGTCCTCGAGGGCACCGTCGCGCCGGAGCCGCCCCTCGAGGTCGCCTGGGATGTCGTCGAGGTCGCGGATCGGCGCTCGATCGAACTGGTCGACAGCGACCTCGAGCCGACTCAGCACTCGAAGGAGCTCGCCGCCGACGCCGAAGTCGGCGAACTGATCCAGGAGGAGCGGGCGGGCACCGGCGAGATCCACGTCTTTCACCTCGAGTCGGACGTCGAAGCCGCCGCGCGGGACGTCCTCGAGGACGAGGAGACGATCGCGCGGGCGGCCAGACTCGAGGCGGTCCGCGTCGAAGTGCGCCGGTCGGCCGCCGCCGGCGTGTTGAGCGTCCGGTACCTGCCCGACTGA